The following coding sequences lie in one Cotesia glomerata isolate CgM1 linkage group LG5, MPM_Cglom_v2.3, whole genome shotgun sequence genomic window:
- the LOC123265058 gene encoding F-actin-uncapping protein LRRC16A isoform X3 — protein sequence MSTRSQLTKDLNESVKALLGKHVKILLKNVVKLETKPDKQENRVLVFSPCRLFLLTAKVPTRIDCHFHYLEITSVESRRSNQLCLTAGERTYNFTTTGVGGTDTTEVDAMIEALHTAIRNIFPTVPLNYVIRKIDVIPASRLHSIRGSELARSTEATRTTGPCGGFSTQYACMCDLHCVQYREEVAWDVDTIYLSHDTRELNLRDFDHLEQKDLVPIISALEYNTWFTKLRVSHLKLSHECLERLLHVVRRSLSLQEIYLDNLGLKWDFAHKLSLALIANSNTVLHTIDLSNNMIEDKGAASLCAIVAKLTQGSSHLGSPGIGKLPKGMQKLNLSHCGLTGKGIAQIAHALSLNRSMPTSLRYLNLSENTLKDDINNLCNFLAQPNSLTHLDLAGTDTTLESLFGALLRGCATNLVHLNVSRNSFTSKKTKEIPPSFKQFFTATLSLKYLNISYCKLPLEALKHLLLGLACNESTVGLELDMSGNNLGSLGAHVLESCIHGVRCIASLDISDSNMDVDMAQVITAIGKNKSIKHLYMGRNTTGMKTKHISVVMDALVQMIQEDDCVLQSLYIPDLRLKSDLYSLINALGSNTCLHTLDMSGNQIGDPGARLLAKALQINNHLKTIIYDKNNITLQGYSDIVHALEKNYSVRHMPFPIYDLQPCMKISAEKAEQLAKKIQDMLQRNVTPCKYSPGQAFRLQQGFLLSSTQQVVDRLVVQTQDTIKTLAAESCDANNDINHATGLIQDADNSKQLLPRLHEVLQRRDENNPVEAKLKEIADNLYKNVTDYLEDSLEAILKCANDHCPTVMSQTVIRGDESEPISVEDDLRNVCKGKNQISGEFITSAIVEQAGTDIVNRINELNLSVAAHISDRITDEVIESLSRSYKTLIGDFHDRTRCSTPDVLRPSVSSNSSGSVIGIGGSMSIGISSDNSGYGLSNKISSAVEHAAKMTRDSLKDSMVHEYACPSDLFIGSSINSQHTTDDQSPMATPHLSNKRKNLHGRKLRPKSVVDSVEGLSADDIPDLLPSLPKDNTETISENEHSLTESLDSISELPNNTGQQLQHLVKSRPRRTKTRAPSRPMLRTDIPKGSLGLGEGLDVFFRPTTPTTPLISPTSDDSSLHTFPIDGSPNLSITSQRSIPPETDKKPHGCNSPILKTLLEPTPRSRSSDNFEKFSPLAGRRSQGDTPLTASPLARRNAAENSQSQEPEARKARGIQSTSTAGSPLSTPTTRLSRDLSGNETSESSPDGDNHKTSVRSHGSILSSSADNEKSVSGQATNKFRSISSIQESRGAFNSLQSEVCPSNDSNKQLSNAGSFKAPSKVSYNVSGEQSRSSSSINTSRNSKPLPPATAPKPRPWSMTGDRKSGEFNNLLSDGSSPNTSAGNTPDSGDALDESTDSGVSGPASLPPTLSASSTASSLSSSTVEKRSVRELAASLNKGKTDRKENEESVPIAWRSVLHRSVDRTVNKEQVPKKDEDNRINFKLRRTSFLRDSNFNYDNDVVDV from the exons ATGTCAACGCGATCGCAACTTACTAAAGATTTGAACG aatCGGTGAAAGCTTTACTGGGTAAACATgtcaaaattttgttgaaaaatgtTGTTAAACTTGAAACAAAACCAGACAAGCAGGAAAACCGagttttg GTATTTTCTCCTTGTCGACTCTTTTTATTGACTGCCAAAGTACCTACTAGg atcGATTgccattttcattatttagaaATAACCTCAGTAGAGTCTCGAAGATCAAACCAACTATGTTTAACAGCGGGAGAAAGAACATACAACTTCACAACAACAGGCGTAGGTGGGACAGATACAACGGAGGTAGACGCGATGATCGAAGCGTTACATACTGCaataagaaatatatttcCCACAGTCCCTCTAAACTACGTTATCAGAAAAATCGACGTGATACCGGCCAGTAGACTTCACAGTATTCGTGGAAGCGAGTTGGCCCGCAGCACGGAGGCAACGAGAACAACCGGGCCCTGCGGGGGTTTTTCGACCCAGTACGCATGCATGTGTGATCTACATTGTGTCCAATATCGCGAAGAAGTGGCATGGGACGTAGACACAATATACCTCTCCCACGACACCCGTGAACTAAATCTCCGTGACTTCGACCACCTCGAGCAGAAGGATTTGGTGCCCATAATATCCGCGTTGGAATACAACACATGGTTCACTAAATTACGAGTGTCTCATTTAAAATTGAGCCATGAGTGCCTCGAGCGTTTGCTTCACGTTGTTCGCCGATCTCTCTCACTCCAAGAAATCTACTTAGATAATCTAGGCCTCAAATGGGATTTTGCGCACAAACTATCCCTCGCACTTATTGCTAATAGTAACACTGTACTGCACACCATCGATTTATCGAATAACATGATCGAGGACAAGGGAGCTGCCAGTTTGTGTGCCATTGTAGCTAAACTCACCCAAGGTAGTAGTCACCTCGGCAGTCCAGGCATCGGAAAACTCCCTAAAGGCAtgcaaaaattgaatttgtcCCATTGTGGATTAACAGGAAAAGGAATTGCACAAATAGCCCACGCGCTGAGTCTAAATCGAAGCATGCCTACAAGTCTacgatatttaaatttgtctGAGAACACTTTAAAAGATGATATCAACAAtctttgcaattttttggcTCAGCCCAATAGCCTAACGCACCTAGATCTCGCTGGTACGGATACAACTCTAGAATCTTTATTCGGTGCCCTTCTACGCGGCTGTGCTACTAATCTAGTCCATTTAAACGTGTCACGAAACTCatttacaagtaaaaaaaCCAAAGAAATACCTCCTagttttaaacaattttttaccgCGACTTTGTCGctaaagtatttaaatatttcatactGCAAGTTGCCTCTGGAGGCTCTGAAACACCTTTTGCTGGGCCTCGCCTGCAACGAGAGCACAGTAGGTCTCGAATTAGACATGAGTGGAAACAACTTAGGATCTCTGGGTGCTCACGTTCTTGAGTCTTGCATACACGGTGTGCGTTGCATAGCTTCGCTAGATATTTCTGACAGCAACATGGACGTTGATATGGCTCAAGTAATTACGGCGATTGGAAAAAACAAGTCAATAAAGCACCTCTACATGGGAAGAAACACCACAGGCATGAAAACCAAGCACATATCGGTGGTGATGGATGCGCTCGTACAGATGATTCAGGAAGACGATTGTGTTTTACAATCGCTTTATATTCCAGATTTACGTTTAAAAAGCGATCTTTATAGTCTGATAAACGCACTGGGAAGCAACACGTGTCTTCATACTCTTGATATGAGTGGAAATCAAATAGGAGACCCTGGAGCTCGTCTTCTAGCCAAGGCActtcaaataaacaatcatCTGAAGACAAtaatttacgataaaaataatattactttGCAAGGATACTCAGATATTGTTCACgcgttggaaaaaaattacagtgtgAGACACATGCCGTTTCCTATTTATGATCTGCAGCCTTGTATGAAGATCTCTGCAGAGAAAGCCGAGCAATTGGCTAAGAAAATTCAAGACATGCTGCAGAGAAATGTTACACCGTGTAAGTACAGTCCGGGGCAAGCTTTTAGACTCCAGCAAGGATTTTTACTCAGTTCGACGCAGCAGGTTGTCGACAG ATTGGTCGTGCAAACTCAGGATACGATAAAAACTTTGGCAGCAGAGAGTTGTGATGcgaataatgatattaatcaCGCGACTGGGTTGATCCAAGATGCAGATAATTCGAAGCAGTTGCTACCGCGACTTCATGAAGTCTTACAACGGCGGgatgagaacaatcccgtagaagCAAAGCTCAAGGAAATAGCCGACAATTTGTATAAGAATGTCACAGATTATTTGGAAGACTCATTAGAAGCTATTTTAAAATGCGCGAACGATCATTGTCCAACAGTGATGTCTCAAACGGTGATTCGCGGTGATGAGAGCGAGCCAATTTCTGTTGAAGATGATTTACGAAATGTCTGCAAGGGAAAGAATCAGATAAGCGGAGAGTTTATCACCAGCGCAATTGTTGAACAGGCGGGTACTGATATTGTTAATAGAATAAACGAGCTGAACCTCTCGGTAGCTGCTCATATTTCCGACAGAATCACAGACGAAGTAATAGAGTCGCTGTCGAGGAGTTACAAGACTTTGATCGGAGACTTTCATGATAGGACGCGTTGCAGTACGCCGGATGTTTTGAGACCGAGTGTTAGTTCTAACAGCAGTGGTAGTGTCATCGGTATCGGAGGAAGCATGAGCATTGGAATCAGTTCTGACAACAGCGGTTATGGACTCtcgaataaaatttcatcGGCAGTTGAGCATGCTGCCAAGATGACTAGAGACTCGCTCAAGGACTCAATGGTTCATGAGTACGCCTGTCCTTCAGATCTTTTTATCGGGAGTTCTATTAATTCTCAGCATACCACAGATGATCAGTCTCCTAtg GCAACGCCCCATTTGTCGaacaaacgaaaaaatttgcATGGAAGAAAATTACGACCAAAGTCAGTAGTTGATTCTGTAGAAGGACTTTCAGCTGATGATATACCGGATTTACTGCCTAGTTTACCAAAAGACAATACTGAAA CAATTTCAGAAAATGAGCACTCATTGACTGAGTCTTTGGATTCTATATCCGAGCTTCCTAATAACACTGGCCAGCAATTGCAACATCTGGTCAAATCTCGGCCAAGACGAACTAAAACTCGCGCTCCTTCACGACCTATGTTACGAACTGATATTCCGAAAGGATCTTTGGGCCTTGGGGAAGGTCTTGATGTATTTTTTAGACCTACCACGCCTACAACTCCGCTGATTTCTCCAACTAGTGATGATAGTTCTCTGCATACATTCCCAATAGACGGTAGCccaaatttatcaataacaagTCAACGCAGTATTCCTCCGGAGACAGATAAAAAGCCTCATGGCTGCAACTCGCCTATTCTAAAAACTCTTCTTGAGCCTACACCACGTTCACGGTCTAGCgataattttgagaaattttctccGCTTGCGGGTCGTCGTTCTCAAGGTGACACACCTTTGACAGCCTCACCACTGGCCCGACGAAACGCCGCAGAAAATTCGCAGTCTCAAGAACCAGAGGCTAGAAAAGCACGAGGAATCCAATCGACATCCACGGCTGGAAGCCCTCTGTCAACACCGACCACTCGCTTATCGCGAGATTTGTCTGGCAATGAGACTTCAGAGTCCTCGCCAGACGGCGATAATCACAAGACCTCAGTGAGAAGCCATGGTAGTATTCTAAGTAGTTCAGCAGACAACGAAAAATCAGTAAGCGGCCAAGCGACCAATAAATTCCGATCGATTTCATCCATCCAAGAATCCCGTGGCGCTTTTAATTCTTTACAGTCGGAAGTTTGTCCGTCCAATGATTCAAATAAACAGCTGTCGAATGCTGGTTCTTTTAAAGCTCCAAGTAAAGTTAGTTATAATGTTAGCGGCGAACAATCTAGAAGTAGCTCGAGTATTAATACTTCTAGAAATAGTAAACCTCTACCGCCAGCTACTGCGCCAAAACCGAGACCATGGAGCATGACTGGTGATAGAAAAtcag gtgaatttaataatttattgagtgACGGTTCAAGTCCAAATACGTCTGCAGGGAACACTCCAGACTCTGGTGATGCTCTTGATGAATCCACTGACAGTGGAGTCAGTGGACCAGCTTCCTTACCGCCTACACTTTCAGCGAGTAGTACCGCGAGCTCATTGAGCAGTAGCACAGTTGAAAAACGATCTGTTAGAGAGCTCGCAGCTAGTTTGAATAAAGGAAAAACAGATCGTAAAGaaaatg aagaaTCCGTACCCATTGCATGGAGATCAGTTCTGCATCGTTCTGTTGATCGTACAGTAAATAag GAGCAAGTACCGAAAAAGGATGAGGACAATCGCATTAATTTCAAGCTTCGGCGAACATCATTTCTACGTGACTCCAATTTCAATTATGACAATGATGTCGTTGATGTATGA
- the LOC123265058 gene encoding F-actin-uncapping protein LRRC16A isoform X2 has translation MSTRSQLTKDLNESVKALLGKHVKILLKNVVKLETKPDKQENRVLVFSPCRLFLLTAKVPTRIDCHFHYLEITSVESRRSNQLCLTAGERTYNFTTTGVGGTDTTEVDAMIEALHTAIRNIFPTVPLNYVIRKIDVIPASRLHSIRGSELARSTEATRTTGPCGGFSTQYACMCDLHCVQYREEVAWDVDTIYLSHDTRELNLRDFDHLEQKDLVPIISALEYNTWFTKLRVSHLKLSHECLERLLHVVRRSLSLQEIYLDNLGLKWDFAHKLSLALIANSNTVLHTIDLSNNMIEDKGAASLCAIVAKLTQGSSHLGSPGIGKLPKGMQKLNLSHCGLTGKGIAQIAHALSLNRSMPTSLRYLNLSENTLKDDINNLCNFLAQPNSLTHLDLAGTDTTLESLFGALLRGCATNLVHLNVSRNSFTSKKTKEIPPSFKQFFTATLSLKYLNISYCKLPLEALKHLLLGLACNESTVGLELDMSGNNLGSLGAHVLESCIHGVRCIASLDISDSNMDVDMAQVITAIGKNKSIKHLYMGRNTTGMKTKHISVVMDALVQMIQEDDCVLQSLYIPDLRLKSDLYSLINALGSNTCLHTLDMSGNQIGDPGARLLAKALQINNHLKTIIYDKNNITLQGYSDIVHALEKNYSVRHMPFPIYDLQPCMKISAEKAEQLAKKIQDMLQRNVTPCKYSPGQAFRLQQGFLLSSTQQVVDRLVVQTQDTIKTLAAESCDANNDINHATGLIQDADNSKQLLPRLHEVLQRRDENNPVEAKLKEIADNLYKNVTDYLEDSLEAILKCANDHCPTVMSQTVIRGDESEPISVEDDLRNVCKGKNQISGEFITSAIVEQAGTDIVNRINELNLSVAAHISDRITDEVIESLSRSYKTLIGDFHDRTRCSTPDVLRPSVSSNSSGSVIGIGGSMSIGISSDNSGYGLSNKISSAVEHAAKMTRDSLKDSMVHEYACPSDLFIGSSINSQHTTDDQSPMKLDYLNLATPHLSNKRKNLHGRKLRPKSVVDSVEGLSADDIPDLLPSLPKDNTETISENEHSLTESLDSISELPNNTGQQLQHLVKSRPRRTKTRAPSRPMLRTDIPKGSLGLGEGLDVFFRPTTPTTPLISPTSDDSSLHTFPIDGSPNLSITSQRSIPPETDKKPHGCNSPILKTLLEPTPRSRSSDNFEKFSPLAGRRSQGDTPLTASPLARRNAAENSQSQEPEARKARGIQSTSTAGSPLSTPTTRLSRDLSGNETSESSPDGDNHKTSVRSHGSILSSSADNEKSVSGQATNKFRSISSIQESRGAFNSLQSEVCPSNDSNKQLSNAGSFKAPSKVSYNVSGEQSRSSSSINTSRNSKPLPPATAPKPRPWSMTGDRKSGEFNNLLSDGSSPNTSAGNTPDSGDALDESTDSGVSGPASLPPTLSASSTASSLSSSTVEKRSVRELAASLNKGKTDRKENESVPIAWRSVLHRSVDRTVNKEQVPKKDEDNRINFKLRRTSFLRDSNFNYDNDVVDV, from the exons ATGTCAACGCGATCGCAACTTACTAAAGATTTGAACG aatCGGTGAAAGCTTTACTGGGTAAACATgtcaaaattttgttgaaaaatgtTGTTAAACTTGAAACAAAACCAGACAAGCAGGAAAACCGagttttg GTATTTTCTCCTTGTCGACTCTTTTTATTGACTGCCAAAGTACCTACTAGg atcGATTgccattttcattatttagaaATAACCTCAGTAGAGTCTCGAAGATCAAACCAACTATGTTTAACAGCGGGAGAAAGAACATACAACTTCACAACAACAGGCGTAGGTGGGACAGATACAACGGAGGTAGACGCGATGATCGAAGCGTTACATACTGCaataagaaatatatttcCCACAGTCCCTCTAAACTACGTTATCAGAAAAATCGACGTGATACCGGCCAGTAGACTTCACAGTATTCGTGGAAGCGAGTTGGCCCGCAGCACGGAGGCAACGAGAACAACCGGGCCCTGCGGGGGTTTTTCGACCCAGTACGCATGCATGTGTGATCTACATTGTGTCCAATATCGCGAAGAAGTGGCATGGGACGTAGACACAATATACCTCTCCCACGACACCCGTGAACTAAATCTCCGTGACTTCGACCACCTCGAGCAGAAGGATTTGGTGCCCATAATATCCGCGTTGGAATACAACACATGGTTCACTAAATTACGAGTGTCTCATTTAAAATTGAGCCATGAGTGCCTCGAGCGTTTGCTTCACGTTGTTCGCCGATCTCTCTCACTCCAAGAAATCTACTTAGATAATCTAGGCCTCAAATGGGATTTTGCGCACAAACTATCCCTCGCACTTATTGCTAATAGTAACACTGTACTGCACACCATCGATTTATCGAATAACATGATCGAGGACAAGGGAGCTGCCAGTTTGTGTGCCATTGTAGCTAAACTCACCCAAGGTAGTAGTCACCTCGGCAGTCCAGGCATCGGAAAACTCCCTAAAGGCAtgcaaaaattgaatttgtcCCATTGTGGATTAACAGGAAAAGGAATTGCACAAATAGCCCACGCGCTGAGTCTAAATCGAAGCATGCCTACAAGTCTacgatatttaaatttgtctGAGAACACTTTAAAAGATGATATCAACAAtctttgcaattttttggcTCAGCCCAATAGCCTAACGCACCTAGATCTCGCTGGTACGGATACAACTCTAGAATCTTTATTCGGTGCCCTTCTACGCGGCTGTGCTACTAATCTAGTCCATTTAAACGTGTCACGAAACTCatttacaagtaaaaaaaCCAAAGAAATACCTCCTagttttaaacaattttttaccgCGACTTTGTCGctaaagtatttaaatatttcatactGCAAGTTGCCTCTGGAGGCTCTGAAACACCTTTTGCTGGGCCTCGCCTGCAACGAGAGCACAGTAGGTCTCGAATTAGACATGAGTGGAAACAACTTAGGATCTCTGGGTGCTCACGTTCTTGAGTCTTGCATACACGGTGTGCGTTGCATAGCTTCGCTAGATATTTCTGACAGCAACATGGACGTTGATATGGCTCAAGTAATTACGGCGATTGGAAAAAACAAGTCAATAAAGCACCTCTACATGGGAAGAAACACCACAGGCATGAAAACCAAGCACATATCGGTGGTGATGGATGCGCTCGTACAGATGATTCAGGAAGACGATTGTGTTTTACAATCGCTTTATATTCCAGATTTACGTTTAAAAAGCGATCTTTATAGTCTGATAAACGCACTGGGAAGCAACACGTGTCTTCATACTCTTGATATGAGTGGAAATCAAATAGGAGACCCTGGAGCTCGTCTTCTAGCCAAGGCActtcaaataaacaatcatCTGAAGACAAtaatttacgataaaaataatattactttGCAAGGATACTCAGATATTGTTCACgcgttggaaaaaaattacagtgtgAGACACATGCCGTTTCCTATTTATGATCTGCAGCCTTGTATGAAGATCTCTGCAGAGAAAGCCGAGCAATTGGCTAAGAAAATTCAAGACATGCTGCAGAGAAATGTTACACCGTGTAAGTACAGTCCGGGGCAAGCTTTTAGACTCCAGCAAGGATTTTTACTCAGTTCGACGCAGCAGGTTGTCGACAG ATTGGTCGTGCAAACTCAGGATACGATAAAAACTTTGGCAGCAGAGAGTTGTGATGcgaataatgatattaatcaCGCGACTGGGTTGATCCAAGATGCAGATAATTCGAAGCAGTTGCTACCGCGACTTCATGAAGTCTTACAACGGCGGgatgagaacaatcccgtagaagCAAAGCTCAAGGAAATAGCCGACAATTTGTATAAGAATGTCACAGATTATTTGGAAGACTCATTAGAAGCTATTTTAAAATGCGCGAACGATCATTGTCCAACAGTGATGTCTCAAACGGTGATTCGCGGTGATGAGAGCGAGCCAATTTCTGTTGAAGATGATTTACGAAATGTCTGCAAGGGAAAGAATCAGATAAGCGGAGAGTTTATCACCAGCGCAATTGTTGAACAGGCGGGTACTGATATTGTTAATAGAATAAACGAGCTGAACCTCTCGGTAGCTGCTCATATTTCCGACAGAATCACAGACGAAGTAATAGAGTCGCTGTCGAGGAGTTACAAGACTTTGATCGGAGACTTTCATGATAGGACGCGTTGCAGTACGCCGGATGTTTTGAGACCGAGTGTTAGTTCTAACAGCAGTGGTAGTGTCATCGGTATCGGAGGAAGCATGAGCATTGGAATCAGTTCTGACAACAGCGGTTATGGACTCtcgaataaaatttcatcGGCAGTTGAGCATGCTGCCAAGATGACTAGAGACTCGCTCAAGGACTCAATGGTTCATGAGTACGCCTGTCCTTCAGATCTTTTTATCGGGAGTTCTATTAATTCTCAGCATACCACAGATGATCAGTCTCCTAtg AAGTTGGATTATTTAAATctt GCAACGCCCCATTTGTCGaacaaacgaaaaaatttgcATGGAAGAAAATTACGACCAAAGTCAGTAGTTGATTCTGTAGAAGGACTTTCAGCTGATGATATACCGGATTTACTGCCTAGTTTACCAAAAGACAATACTGAAA CAATTTCAGAAAATGAGCACTCATTGACTGAGTCTTTGGATTCTATATCCGAGCTTCCTAATAACACTGGCCAGCAATTGCAACATCTGGTCAAATCTCGGCCAAGACGAACTAAAACTCGCGCTCCTTCACGACCTATGTTACGAACTGATATTCCGAAAGGATCTTTGGGCCTTGGGGAAGGTCTTGATGTATTTTTTAGACCTACCACGCCTACAACTCCGCTGATTTCTCCAACTAGTGATGATAGTTCTCTGCATACATTCCCAATAGACGGTAGCccaaatttatcaataacaagTCAACGCAGTATTCCTCCGGAGACAGATAAAAAGCCTCATGGCTGCAACTCGCCTATTCTAAAAACTCTTCTTGAGCCTACACCACGTTCACGGTCTAGCgataattttgagaaattttctccGCTTGCGGGTCGTCGTTCTCAAGGTGACACACCTTTGACAGCCTCACCACTGGCCCGACGAAACGCCGCAGAAAATTCGCAGTCTCAAGAACCAGAGGCTAGAAAAGCACGAGGAATCCAATCGACATCCACGGCTGGAAGCCCTCTGTCAACACCGACCACTCGCTTATCGCGAGATTTGTCTGGCAATGAGACTTCAGAGTCCTCGCCAGACGGCGATAATCACAAGACCTCAGTGAGAAGCCATGGTAGTATTCTAAGTAGTTCAGCAGACAACGAAAAATCAGTAAGCGGCCAAGCGACCAATAAATTCCGATCGATTTCATCCATCCAAGAATCCCGTGGCGCTTTTAATTCTTTACAGTCGGAAGTTTGTCCGTCCAATGATTCAAATAAACAGCTGTCGAATGCTGGTTCTTTTAAAGCTCCAAGTAAAGTTAGTTATAATGTTAGCGGCGAACAATCTAGAAGTAGCTCGAGTATTAATACTTCTAGAAATAGTAAACCTCTACCGCCAGCTACTGCGCCAAAACCGAGACCATGGAGCATGACTGGTGATAGAAAAtcag gtgaatttaataatttattgagtgACGGTTCAAGTCCAAATACGTCTGCAGGGAACACTCCAGACTCTGGTGATGCTCTTGATGAATCCACTGACAGTGGAGTCAGTGGACCAGCTTCCTTACCGCCTACACTTTCAGCGAGTAGTACCGCGAGCTCATTGAGCAGTAGCACAGTTGAAAAACGATCTGTTAGAGAGCTCGCAGCTAGTTTGAATAAAGGAAAAACAGATCGTAAAGaaaatg aaTCCGTACCCATTGCATGGAGATCAGTTCTGCATCGTTCTGTTGATCGTACAGTAAATAag GAGCAAGTACCGAAAAAGGATGAGGACAATCGCATTAATTTCAAGCTTCGGCGAACATCATTTCTACGTGACTCCAATTTCAATTATGACAATGATGTCGTTGATGTATGA